GAAGCGGGAGCATGGCCATGCGCTTTGGCGCGTTCGGCGCGCGAAGAACGGATCCCGGCCAGGAGGGTATCCACACCGGCCGCGTAGATGCGCTCCAAGGGGAAGGCGTCCAGCTTGCCGATGCCCATATGGACCTGCAGGAAGGCCTGGTTCGTCAGGCCCGAAAGCAGGAAGCGCGCCAAGGCTTCGGCATCCGCCTCGGCGCGGAACTCCCCCGAGGCCTGGCCCTCGGCCAGGATGCCGGCGACCAGCTTCCATCCGCGCAGCAAGCCGTTGCGGATCCAGACGCGATAGAGTTCGGGCGCTTCGTCCGCGATCTCGCCATGCATGAGCCTGTGCAAGCGTCCCCAATCTTCCGTGAGGGTCTTGGCCCACAAGTGTTCCAGG
This region of Fibrobacterota bacterium genomic DNA includes:
- a CDS encoding TetR/AcrR family transcriptional regulator; its protein translation is MSTPKKRRPSATAASRATRPRSPRWERKADERPSALLEAALDAFAHHGFHATRLETIAEAAGVSKGTVYTYFQNKEDLLRKAIEHRQEANKAGFEAQLRDFRGSAEDKLRLFLEHLWAKTLTEDWGRLHRLMHGEIADEAPELYRVWIRNGLLRGWKLVAGILAEGQASGEFRAEADAEALARFLLSGLTNQAFLQVHMGIGKLDAFPLERIYAAGVDTLLAGIRSSRAERAKAHGHAPASRPSRSAVRRRIA